The DNA window CAACCGTTTTTGGTAGACTCTCTTGGGACTGATCTTTCTGATGAGCAGCGCCGACAATCTATGGCGATCCAAGGTTCAGCCTGCGTCGGCCGGAAATGAACGAAAGTAAAATCTCGATCGCCTCATCGCGACAACCGGACCGCCCAATAACTCCACACGGGCGAATCCGGTTCTGATTGTCGAGCGGCGGCCAGCACCGCGAGCGCATCGAGCTGGCGTCCGGCGGTCGCGAGAAATTGAATCCAGGTTCGATAGACATGTCGCCGATTGGCGTGAAATGGCTCGTGATCGGGCGCGATGTCGAGCCCCTGCGCCAAAAGATCCGTGGCCGCGCGGTAGTCGCCGTGAGCGCATTGGGCGAGTGCCCAATTGTTGATCGACGCCAGCAGATTGCCGTGGGCCGTCTCATTCTCCGCATCGAGCGCCAAGGCGCGCAGGTTGACGGAAACTGCCTCGGCGAACCTATTCTCGCGCAGCAGATCGACGCCGCGGTTGTAATAGATTACGGCCACGAGTTCCGTTGGGCGTATTTCTCTGGGGTCAGTCGGCCGGCCGATGCCGCGGCTATGCGCGATCGCCGCTAGCTCTGCCTCACGCCGCATTGCCGCGGTAAGCTGGAACCAATTCGGGCAAGTCGTTTCGACGTCGATCCGCTGG is part of the Pirellulales bacterium genome and encodes:
- a CDS encoding tetratricopeptide repeat protein, which codes for MPINRFAALAIGCLLAISGSQPAHAAVGFPDPLPLSPLESRMLADPVAGQFQQFTLIEAALVASGVDRADDLERYRQRYIEWRDQARQISEHEQSPGRRSEALFEFMHGEILTGGYDPRATELMRVFDDGTFNCASATVMFTALATDCGLIVHAVERPRHAMCAMVIDGQRIDVETTCPNWFQLTAAMRREAELAAIAHSRGIGRPTDPREIRPTELVAVIYYNRGVDLLRENRFAEAVSVNLRALALDAENETAHGNLLASINNWALAQCAHGDYRAATDLLAQGLDIAPDHEPFHANRRHVYRTWIQFLATAGRQLDALAVLAAARQSEPDSPVWSYWAVRLSR